Genomic window (Funiculus sociatus GB2-C1):
AAGGGAATCTTATCCGAATTATCTCAGCAAGAAGGGCAAATCGATATGAGCGGCAACGATTTGAACAATACCTCGCGTACTAATTGGGAAGCGTTGGAATCAATGTCAGATGATGATATTAACTATTCTGATATTCCACCATTGACTGATGAGTTTTTTGAAAAGGCAATGCTGCGAGTTCCGGCGGCTGAGGCAAAAAATTTGGTTCAGTTAGACAAAGACGTGATGGCTTGGTTTCAATCCCAAGGTTCAGAGTATAAAACGCTCATTAACGCAGTTTTGCGCCGCCACATTGAGAGCAGTGGCAATCAACAACTTGTCTGACGCATTACTATTTATGGTAGTTCTGTACAAAATTTCAGATTTCATCGATGGCAACTATGCGATCGCTAACTCATCTCCTAGTTATTGGTATGAAGGGCATTGTCCTCATGGCGAGTTGCTGAGACTACCGCGCACCCCAATGTCGGAAGCGATCGCCAGAAGTTTAATGCAACACCTTGCCAGGGATGAGAGTTATTCCCGTGAAGGCAAGATGTACGGGATATTATTAATTGAACTACCGAATGGCGAACAACGGATACTCAAAGCATTCTCCGGACTGCTGAATGGTTGCAGTGCAGTTGAAGGCTGGGTACCGCCGATTCCCGGACGAGACGAGTGTGCATTAGCCGAAGCCCGTACATTGGCTCAATTAGAAGCTATGAAGCAGGAACTGATTACCCTCAAGCAACTCAAAGAACGGCAAGAGTACGAAACCCTGTATCGCCAGCAGGAGCAGCAGTTGCAAATCTTAAGCGATCGCCATCAAGATTGCAAACACCAACGACAGGAAAAACGTCAGATACTCTACCAAACGCTGACAGGAGTTGCCCTTACTGTTGCTCTTGAACAACTCGACGAAGAAAGCCGTCGGGAGGGGATTGAGAGGCG
Coding sequences:
- a CDS encoding BrnA antitoxin family protein is translated as MSGNDLNNTSRTNWEALESMSDDDINYSDIPPLTDEFFEKAMLRVPAAEAKNLVQLDKDVMAWFQSQGSEYKTLINAVLRRHIESSGNQQLV